The following coding sequences lie in one Anguilla rostrata isolate EN2019 chromosome 8, ASM1855537v3, whole genome shotgun sequence genomic window:
- the LOC135260955 gene encoding activin receptor type-2B: protein MFASWLTFTLLWGTFCAGPSHGEAETRECVFYNANWEIEKTNQSGLERCEAEKDKRLHCYASWRNSSGSIELVKKGCWLDDFNCYDRQECVATEENPQVFFCCCEGNYCNERFTHLPDVSGPPVKIRPPPPTPSLLNILVYSLLPVSVLSMALLLAFWLYRHRKPPYGHVDINEDPGLPPPSPLVGLKPLQLLEIKARGRFGCVWKAQLMNEYVAVKVFPIQDKQSWQNERDIFISPGMKHENLLRYIAAEKRGNNLEMELWLITEFHERGSLTDYLKGNAVSWNDLCHIAETMACGLAYLHEDVPRCKGEGPKPAIAHRDFKSKNVMLRVDLTAIIGDFGLAVRFEPGKPPGDTHGQVGTRRYMAPEVLEGAINFQRDAFLRIDMYAMGLVLWELVARCTAADGPVDEYMLPFEEEIGQHPTLEDLQEVVVHKKMRPVLKDCWLKHAGLAQMCETIEECWDHDAEARLSAGCVEERISQINRLTNATTSDCLVSMVTSVTNVDLPPKESSI, encoded by the exons GACCAAGCCATGGAGAGGCCGAGACCAGGGAGTGTGTGTTCTACAACGCCAACTGGGAGATCGAGAAGACCAATCAGAGCGGGCTGGAGCGCTGCGAGGCGGAGAAGGACAAGCGGCTGCACTGCTACGCGTCCTGGCGCAACAGCTCGGGCTCCATCGAGCTGGTGAAGAAAGGCTGCTGGCTGGACGACTTCAACTGCTACGACCG GCAAGAGTGTGTGGCGACCGAGGAGAATCCTCAGGTGTTCTTCTGCTGCTGCGAAGGAAACTACTGCAACGAGCGCTTCACGCACCTGCCCGACGTCAGCGGTCCTCCAG TGAAGAtcaggccccctccccccacgcccTCTCTGCTCAACATCCTGGTGTACTCCCTCCTCCCCGTCTCCGTCCTCTCCATGGCCCTCCTGCTCGCCTTCTGGCTGTACCGCCACCGCAAGCCCCCGTACGGCCACGTGGACATCAACGAG GACCCTGGCCtgcctcctccatctcctctggTCGGTCTGAAgcccctgcagctgctggagatCAAAGCCAGGGGGCGCTTTGGCTGCGTTTGGAAGGCGCAGCTAATGAACGAATATGTAGCCGTGAAGGTCTTCCCCATTCAG GACAAGCAGTCTTGGCAGAACGAGCGGGACATCTTCATCTCTCCGGGGATGAAGCACGAGAACCTGCTGCGCTACATCGCGGCCGAGAAGCGCGGGAACAACCTGGAGATGGAGCTGTGGCTGATCACCGAGTTCCACGAGAGG GGCTCCCTGACGGATTACCTGAAGGGCAACGCCGTGTCCTGGAACGATCTGTGTCACATCGCCGAGACCATGGCCTGCGGGCTGGCCTACCTGCACGAGGACGTGCCCCGCTGCAAGGGGGAGGGCCCCAAGCCCGCCATCGCGCACAG GGACTTCAAGAGCAAGAACGTGATGCTGAGGGTGGACCTGACTGCCATCATAGGGGACTTTGGGCTGGCTGTGCGGTTCGAGCCGGGGAAGCCCCCCGGGGATACCCACGGGCAG GTGGGGACGAGGAGGTACATGGCGCCGGAGGTGCTGGAAGGCGCCATAAACTTCCAGCGGGACGCCTTCCTGAGGATCGACATGTACGCCATGGGCCTGGTGCTGTGGGAGCTGGTGGCTCGCTGCACGGCTGCGGACG GTCCCGTCGATGAGTACATGCTGCCGTTCGAGGAGGAGATCGGGCAGCACCCGACCCTGGAGGACTTGCAGGAGGTCGTTGTCCACAAAAAGATGCGGCCGGTTCTGAAGGACTGCTGGCTGAAGCACGCT GGCCTGGCGCAGATGTGCGAGACGATCGAGGAATGCTGGGACCACGACGCAGAGGCGCGCCTGTCCGCCGGGTGCGTGGAGGAGCGCATATCCCAGATCAACCGGCTGACGAACGCCACTACCTCGGACTGCCTGGTCTCCATGGTGACCTCCGTCACCAATGTGGACTTGCCACCCAAAGAGTCCAGTATCTGA